The sequence below is a genomic window from Melospiza georgiana isolate bMelGeo1 chromosome 6, bMelGeo1.pri, whole genome shotgun sequence.
tttttttaagcATTGACCAAGTCAGTTCTGATCTTTTTTTGAGGATTTGGGTGAGTGGAAGGTGACAGGTGCTCTCCTCACTTCTCTGTTCTGTGTTCCAGGatcagggctgtgtcccagtGTCCTCTCTGGGATGCAGCTCAGACACTCCTTGGCTTAGGAAAGGAATTTGAGGCAAACTGTGTGCCTGCATCTCTGACAGGCCAGCAGCATCAGGGAGGCTTGTTAAAGAGCACAGAGCTTGATCCTGCAGCATTTTGTGCCTTTCTTATGGCTTTTCCTTTGTGTGTGCCCAGGCTGAGGGAggatgcaggggcagcacagcagcgTGGCCTGACCTGTAGCTTTAGTGTGTTTTAAGTAAAATACAcaccaaaaaataaatttgctgtAATTGGGGGTGGAGGAGGGGGCAGAGAGTGTGTTCTATGTACAGCACACGAATGAAAGTGAATATTTCAGTGTGAGGAGAGGAGGTTTGCTGTAGGAGAGCTGTGCATCTAACAGTTTCCCTTGCTTGGTCTGTTCCAGTCAtctctgctgcagtgtgggagAGGCCAACTCTCATTACATCGATGCATTTTGACCTTACTGCAACCTTTGTAGTGTAAAAATGTGCATGTTTAACTGGACATTAACCTTCTGCTGCCCCACGTGCATGGAGTGTCCTTTACATGGCAGCTTTGCTACTGACAGTCTGAAATAATCTCATATTTGCTGTTCCTGTGGAAGCAGGCTAGTCCCTAAAAGTGCAGTTCAGGCTCTTGAGGGGTACATGATGCTGGGTGTTGTTTTCCTGTAGAAAGAACCAAAGATCTGGGTAGGAATTGATGCACCTCAGTGGAGAGATTAGCCTAAAATAGTAACTCCTGAGTGCACTGCTgattccttctcttccctgctcctcttATAGTCGTGTCTTTTCTCAGCAACCAGATCCATCCTCCCTCACTTCTGTGATAAATATGGCAGGATCTGATgtaattcatttttctttaggACAGGCAGGGAGGATCAAGTGGGGGAGATTAGAAAGAGGCAGAGATCCTGGTGTGGGAGCAGGGTACAAtaaacaagagaaaagaaaaacatattttgagATATGTAGgtaaataaatacagatttttcagGCCTGGTGAATCTGTCTGAGCAGGCTGCCAAATGCATCGTGTGTTGGACAAGGTGGTTGTTCTGCTATAAATAATTTCATGTGTAAATGGTAAGTATGCAAAGAAGGATCTGgatgaaaatatttacttgaaACATTTTGTGTCCAACAGCTGAATTTTGGTGGTGTTGATGCAAGTTTACTTTGATATTCTTCATTTAGAGAACTAGAATGTCAGCAAAGTAGGTGGTGAGTGTGTTTGTTGGTAGCTTTTAGGTTTCTAGGAAGATATTCTGGGgttttgaaagaagaaaaaaaattgtaaaccACTGAAACTTTGATGTTATCATCCCATGCAATGTTAATCACACTGCACAAAAAGAGAGCAGAGTGTGTTGTGTGTgtacaggcacacacacagagacaatTTAAACCTTTGGGTAAAAATGGGGTGTTTTCCATGAGGAGCTTTACAGGGCTCAGTAGAGAAGGCAAAAGCTttacagagctgctccagggctggagcaggctgggagagctgggggtgctgccctggagaggagaaggctccagggagagctcagagcccctggcagggcctgaaggggctccaggagagctgcagagggactggggacaaggcatggagggacaggagccagggaatggctcccactgccagaggatgggagattgggaattgggaattcttCATAATGAgagtgctgagccctggcacagggtgcccagagcagctgtggctgcccctggatccctggaagtgcccaaggccaggttggagcaacctgggatagtggaaagtgcAGAACTGGATGGactttgaggtccctcccaacccaaaccagtttGATTTGTATGATTCCTTCTGAACCTGGTAATAAAGCAGTGGATAGCAGGTAATAAAGCAGTGGATAGCAACACCTTGGGGTGACTTGTTTAAAACTTGAACTCCTGTGTTGGGTGTGAGATTCCTCAGCTCTTTGCATGTGTTTactctctgtccctctccatgTTGTTCCTATTAACAACACTAATCTCTGCAGCATTCCATGCTTCCTGTGGCTCCATGGTACCTGGTTCTGAGCTCTGTGGGCTTCTGCTGGAAGCATGATGCTGTAAAGCATGCACAGTGGGAACTGTGAGGGAGAactggctgtgcagagcagctcctctgtgcagACCTGTGTGCCACCACGTCACCGCTGGTTTGGTTGGGTAAAGCTCTGCCTGGGGTGTCACATTTTGGGAATAGTTCAACTTTGGAAAGTTCTGGATCTGtaaaacaggaaaacacaaaCTTATCTTTTTGCCTATAAACCATTCTGCAGAGCATGTTTCCTACTGATATTTCTCTGTTGCATGAGCAGAAATATCTCAGTGACCTCTTCTGAGTGTCACGCATAAAGTGTGGAATCTGTTAATTTAAgagaagcaattaaaaaatattgatcTGACCATTAAATCAGATAAATTTTTCTCCTTGGTTCATGAATAGCATGTGAAAACAGCAAGGCACAtagtgctggctgctgctttcacGTTCCACAGTCTTGTTCTTGTTAGTGTTggttttaaagaatattttgaaGCAATTGTGTGCCTCCAAAGTAGCTGAATGCCACGTGTTGCTCTGTGCAATCAAAACTTCTAActcacctttttcttttccagcttgTACTTCCAGAGTACCTCATCCATGCATTCTTCTGTGTCATGTTTCTCTGTGCAGCAGAGTGGCTCACACTGGGTCTCAATATGCCCTTGTTGGCTTATCATATTTGGAGGTAATTTTGGCGAGTGTGTTATGCTCAGTGAATTGTTACTCATCATCCTGTCTTCTGTCCAGTGTTCTGTGTCTTGGGAAAACCCAGATGCTTTCTGGGGAAGTTCAGGTCATGGCTGTACAATGAGAGCCATCACCTGGCTTTCTTGGGTGGGTTTTATTCTCTTGTGCTGTGTGGGAATTgagttgtgtgtgtgtgttaaagGTGCACTGAGACAATTCCCAGTGTGGAATGCCAGTTGAAATAGCAATTCCAATTTCCTCTGCCATTCCTTAAGACATGGGAATTGAATTGCTTCTCTGTACAGGGTGTTACCCATGTCTCAGCTGTGGCATTCCCTGGTGGGTGGGGGCAGGACCCAGGTCCCTGTGGCTGTCACCCCACACCTGCCTGTGCCTCGTTGCAGGTACATGAGCAGACCCGTGATGAGCGGCCCGGGGCTCTACGATCCCACCACCATCATGAATGCAGATATTTTAGCCTACTGCCAGAAAGAAGGATGGTGCAAATTAGCATTCTACCTTCTATCTTTTTTTTACTACCTATATGGGTAAGTTTTCCTCTTCAGTCTGAAGCTTTGGCTCAGTGCAGAGAGAAATACTGTCCATAGGAATATGATCCTTCTCGTGCTGGAAGGGAGCCTGTGAGAGCTACAAAGGGACTTTGGACCAGGGTGTGCAATGATAGGACATGTAGGAAtagcttcccactgccagagggtgggtggggttagatgggatattgggaaggaattcctggttGTGAGgatgggcaggccctggcacggattacccagagaagctgtggctgcccctggattcctggaagtgttccaggcagGGTTGGAGGGGACTTGCAGCACCCTGGCCTAGCCAAAGGTCTCCCAGCCCATTGCAGGGGTTGGAGTGAGAGGATCTATAAAGTCTTTCCAACACAAAACATGCTGGGAATCTGTAGGGTCACCTACAGTGCCAGCTTTCCTGCTAAAGAATCCACATTCATCCCTGATTCTGCTCTAAAACACAATCCAGTTTGGTCAGAATTACTATTTTGAATCTCTGTTCCATAACTGTAGACTGAAAAGCTTCAAACTTTTCTTCTGTTAAGCATAATACAATAAATCCCAGGGTATTTAATTAAGAAgctgaaacttttttttcagaggaaagTATTTGATGTAAATGTGATTTTGTTGAAGTGAAAAGTAGAAGAGTCATTTTGTCAGATCTTCAGTCACAATCTATGTATCTCACATGGATTTGTTCCTTATAATAGACCCTGTTAGAATTAAATGTGTAACACTAATCAAAATGATGcatcttaatatttttttttttcttctgcagcatGATTTATGTTCTGGTGAGCTCTTAAGAAGACATTCAGCAAGCTTTGTTCCAGTTAAGTGCATGCAAAAGCCACAAAAAACATGGATTCTTTACAACAAGAACCTCTGACCAAGATTAAATCTGGAACCTGATGTTCACAATTGAGTTAGAAAACAATGACTCccctatttttaaaatatttccacatTTTATACTTGTGGAAAGACTGTTTTCTTATATTTTACTGGGACGCTGAAATTGATGAATTATGTGTAAATTAATACAAAGATGCCTGGGGTTTGAAAAGTTTTGACTTTGCACTCCATAAGGAACAGCCATAACCTTTGAGTAGGTGTTGGTTACTACTAGCCTTAGTGCTCTAGGGGTTTGCTGTAGGATGGGCTTTGTAGGGGCTCACTTGGACTTGTGTATCCCACTCTTGActctaaacctgccctggctCCAAGTGCTTGGCAACAACTGGAATGCTCTGTGTTTTGCCCATAGGTGATGTTGGTCTTAGGATATTAATTCATGgacacaaaagcaaaaatagttctgttctggtttattttttttattatctggTTAATCTTCCCCTGTATGTGCATCCATAGGTCCAGAGCCTTCTGTATCTTCTCCAAACATTAACCCTGCTTTAATCTCGAGCCTGTGCCATTGTGGTAGGAGAAGCTGAATTGTCCATGAAGGAATGAATTTAAatgtggtgtttttttgttttttttttaatgtctgtgcTGATTAACAAATGGACAAACCTCCAATGTTTATCAAGTCCAATGATGAAAACACTCTTGGGTTTAGGAGTAGTAAATACTACAGACTTTTTCAAAGCAGAAGGTGAGATTGTGAAACTGCCCCGCTGTTCCTTAGTGCaataaatgataataaaaaacaaatctCAAATTCagcaacatttctttttatgtggtgccttttgttttgtttataaaTTCAACAGATCCTCACTGTGTTCATCAGTTGTTTTACAGTGAATTATTGCATTCCCTTTAAAAATAGAACACAGAATTGAATTACCTCTGGAAAAGGGGAGCTCTGAgttcctgctttttttcctgaagttaaATAGCAGATAGGGCAGAGCAAGATGTTTCAGATAAATATTGCATTGTAAATTGTGACTGTGAACAGCTGCCTAATTTCCAAGTATTAATTAGAAATCTTTTTTCATTtatctgtgctggagaacaatGCAGAGTTTCCCCATTCtagtaaaactttttttttgcataaactGTGTATTTGTTCACTTTGGGTCTCTTGGGTAATTAGGGGCAGTAGAAATGTATGAATGGCTGCACTGGGTTCCACCAGAAATCCAGATATTCCAACACTGGTGTGTTGGGCAGTGCCAGTGGCTGAGGAAAGGAATCTGAAACAGGGCAGGTGTTGAGTATCTGCCTGAAGAGTGAGAAATTTGGAAATTTGTGTGTTACACATGTCCTGAGTGGGCTTTGGCATTTTACAAAGCTCTGAATGGCTTTTGTGCCATCAGTTCAGCTGCTTTTAGAGCAGTTTTGTAGCCTGGTCTGGaagatcacagaatcccagagcaGTTTGTGTTGGTGGGGACATGAAATTAAATCCCATCTCATTCCatgagggacatggcagggacaccttcctctattccaggctgctcccagccctgtccagcctggccttgggcactgcagggatggagcagccacagctgctctgggcaatgctGGCAGTGAGTTCTGCAATAGAATTTCTGGGTAAAAACCATACATTTAGCAGTTTTGCCAACTTCACTTAGTGACCCTACACTCTTATTTTTTAGGATGTGGTGAAAAtgtccccttttcccccttatTTGGGTGTGAATGAACAGACTTTACTCAAGTCACCTGTCACAGGGGCTAAGTCTGTTTGCTCTCTGGTTGGAAGTCCCTCCACAGCTTTGGGACTGTCCTTTCTCCTCCACAGCCTTCCCAGAGGATGGAGAGTGGGAGTTTctagttttttttaaatatattcagGCTGTGGTAACTTCAGATTCTCTTTCCTAAGTAAGAATAGCCCTGACAGTTGATTGCTTTGTacataaaattgtttttctcaCGTTTCCTTGCATTTATTGAGCATTTCCTATGCCCCTATTGCTCAAGCTTCAGCAttccaggattatttttttccttgtgcagCCATAAGTTTTAGTTTTTCATGGAAGAATTTTTGAAAGGCTTTTTTGGAAACTCATGAATACTGTTCCTGTTggatcatttttatttttctgctgcttgaCTCTTCCAAAGATATAAGAGGTGACCTCAGCCTGTGGAAGCAAAGCTCATTAAACCTTTCTTATGTTTGTATGTTTATTAATCCATTATGGAAACAAGACTGGCTGCTTGTAGCCCCTGGCTCTCCTCAACCTTCTAAATTCTAAACAAATCTCTTGTTCCCTTGgcatttgggctggtttgagcCAAATTCCACACTGGAATAAACAATGCAGGCCTGACTGAGCCCAAGTGACAGCTGCTCCAAGGGCCCAGCAATATTTACCCAAGTGTTTGCACTGTCCTGAGCAGCTTTAACTGGGTGTGTGGGGTGCAGAGGAGTAttcccagctgcccagggctgtggatAACACCATCCCTGTCCAACAACATCAGCCTTGTGTCCCAGGAGTGCTGCAGTAGCTCTTGTGTGATGCCTTGCTGGAGTACCAGGCCTTTGGCATTCAAAATGTGGACCTGATCATTGGTTTTGGAATTCTAGGAGGCAAAGTATTATGGAGAAGTTAAAGAACATTTCTCCCACCCTTAGCAAGCTTCCTGCCGAGTCATgtgataaatatttaatatctgAAAACCATTAGATGCAAGGAGTAAGTACTGAAGCACATTTGGGGCAGGGTATTTGCTGTAAATTATTCTGTGCTGTGGAAACTGGAAAAGTTCCTGTCTGCCATAAGAGTGGGGAAGGGAATGGCAGTAAACACTAATTAATCTGCAGAAATCACCTTTCTGCTCAAAGTTCAAATGTTCAAAGATAAATTCTGAAGTTCACAAAGCAGGGACTTGTTCAACTCCAGCCCCCTGGTGCTGTGTGGAATCTCATCCTAACTTTTAACTTGAGATGGTCCTGAACTTTAGCAAAATCCTGAACTTTAGCAAAAGCCAGGAGCTGTTTCATCGTGCTTTTATGAATGGATATGGTGAAACAGGAGAGACTGCTAGAGGAGTGTTCCTGTGGGagcctgccagcccccagctgaTTGTTTGTTTActctcagtgctggcagcagggctgtgccagctcacccacgcagctgcagcagagtctCCCTGCCACAGTCACCTACAACCCCCCTGCTGGCTTTGTCCCAGATTTGTGGTACAACACCTCCTGCTCTTGGAATGAGGAGGCTCCTTCCCAAATAGCCCTCAACACATCGAGCAGAACCTGTGACATTTTAGAGAGAGTTGTTACGAGCTCAGAAGGGTGAGAGCTCCAGCTTGACTTTGCTTTACAGCAGAGCTGATGGTGTGAGGGTGTTTTAAACAGCTCCAGAGATGGAATTTCTATCCAGCTCCATTCTCCCAGCAGAACAGCAATGGACACAAACACACATGTACATGCATTTTTCAGGCAGTGAGTATTAAAATCACCAAAGAGGGGAAGATGCCACATGTTCTCTAGGatttcctccccatcccaaTACTTTACACATTagaaggcagcagctgtgtcaCACAGGCAGTAGCACtgaggaaaggcaggagagaagTGTCTTGTCCAGGAGTTTTGCACACAGGCACCCGTGGCAGGATCAGCTACCGCGACGCCGATCTCAGCGGCGGCTCTTTGGTGGCCAGGTGTGCAGCCAGCTTCTCCCGGAAGTCATGGAGGAAATTGTACTGCTGCAAATGCACAACCAGGCTGCACTGAGTGCTCTGTGCTTTGGCAACAGGCACCACCTGTGGCAGAAAGCTGTTTGATACCCCTGGATGAAAACTGCACCCTCTGGCCCATTTGTTCTTTGTGTGCTTACTCCACATCCTCTGGGACGTTTCGCTGTCAGACACAGATCCCATGGATGTTGACTCGGATCCTGTGGTTCCCCATCATGGCCACAGGTGATGCACTACCCCAAGGCAATGCAAAACGTGGTCCTCAGAGGTGGGAGTTGGCAGAATTCAAAGCTGCTTTAtttggaatcatggaatcatttagattggaaaaTCTCTCTAAGGActttgagtccaaccattcccccagcactcTTAACACCACCACTACCCCAcatggcttttaaatccctccagggatggggatgccacccctgccatgggcaactgtgccagggctggacaaccctttcagtgaagaaattttccctattATCCAACTTAAACCTCttctggcacaacttgaggccttTTCCTCTTGGGAGAAGCTGTTTCTTGGAAGCAGGACACAGCTCAAaccccagagagcagctgttAGGGCAGAGGTATCTCTGGGAAGTGAAGGAGGGGCCTGCCCGAGCTCTCACTGCTGTTTGGACCTGTGCAGCCCCCTTACCTTGATGGTCTGTATGGCCCCTGATCCTCTCAGGTTCCTGAGGCTCTCTATCACCTGCTGAGGTGCCAGCGTGTCTGAAAGCTGGAGCAGGAGACAGGCAGCCACTGCAAGGGAAAGTGTTGACAcctgagtgctgctgagcacctCTGACTGCACACAGCCACAGGTTTGTCCCATGAAAACCACCCTGGCAAACTATCCAGGTCCCAGGGCTCTTGGATCTCTTGCAGAATCCTatctctgggcactggcccatctccctgctgctcctgcctcagcctATGGGCTTTAGAGATAGGTGAAAACCCTCCCACTGccttcccagcagcatctgGATGCATTCTTAGGCTTTTCAGGAATGAGTGCCAGCACACCCAGTTAATTCCCCTTTGTGTCTTCTGGCCATATCCCCACCCCTTCCTTCTGGGAACACACAGTAACTAACACTCCTGAAGGCTTTAAGGGGCAACACTGGCATCAATCAGATGCAGAGGAATTGCTTCATGTGaaccaggctgctcctggtAGTGGCAGTGTGGATTGCATCCACAGACAAGCTCCCAGCAGAATTTGGCTCTGTGGGTGTGTGGGATGGAGACAAATGCTTACCAAGACATGAGCGTCCAAGGCCACCATAACAgctgagagaaaagaaaacatctgGTTGGAATGAGCTGTAGCAAactgcagcacccagggacCCCCCCAGCACATAAACAGATGGACACAGTTCTTGCCTTAATACAATCAAGAGGAACAGTGGTACAAAAAAAGTCAGAACAAGAATTTCTATGTATTTTCTATATTCTATTTCTATACCTACAGGGATAGATCTTATTTATTCTCCAGAACTTTTGTATCTTTCCATGGAAACTTCAAATTTAAAGTTCCCCTTCATTCCATAGTCCCAAAGGTACAGGAGGACAGGAAACAGTAGAAGGATGGACAATTTCAAATTTCTTTAAATCCTACTCCAGATTAAGGGTTTGAGGACAGTTGTGAGAAGAGCAGGGTTCTGTGTCAGCAGGAAGACCAAGGACTCAGTGAATGTCTGTACAGGAAAGTGTCAGTGGGATCATTCAGGGAACATGGAATTTGGAAAGCTCTTCCCCTCTCTTCTGAGCTCAGCTAAATAAACTCCTTTAAACCCTTTCATGGAAATCAGGAGTGAATTTTGCACTGCTGGAAGCCACTGAGTCCCTGATAAATAGTCCAGGGAAATGTTATAGActcacagagtggtttgggttggaagggaccttgggGTCActtcattccacc
It includes:
- the CNIH1 gene encoding protein cornichon homolog 1 isoform X1, which produces MAFTFAAFCYMLALLLTAALIFFAIWHIIAFDELKTDYKNPIDQCNTLNPTVEKVKKIKRVKIALKLVLPEYLIHAFFCVMFLCAAEWLTLGLNMPLLAYHIWRYMSRPVMSGPGLYDPTTIMNADILAYCQKEGWCKLAFYLLSFFYYLYGMIYVLVSS
- the CNIH1 gene encoding protein cornichon homolog 1 isoform X2; its protein translation is MAFTFAAFCYMLALLLTAALIFFAIWHIIAFDELKTDYKNPIDQCNTLNPLVLPEYLIHAFFCVMFLCAAEWLTLGLNMPLLAYHIWRYMSRPVMSGPGLYDPTTIMNADILAYCQKEGWCKLAFYLLSFFYYLYGMIYVLVSS